A genomic region of Gemmata massiliana contains the following coding sequences:
- a CDS encoding sensor histidine kinase translates to MRERETLLTRWREQVRKLPSARHLDTPTLNDHIPAFFEELAAALRARSDETIQDAVCEGTPPAHGLQRAQDGFDIVEVVAEYNILRECIHDLADANKLPLQGRSFHIVNRVLDGAIGSAVKTYATQKALEVQRRREEYLSFVAHDLRTPLSAISLAASVLEMKHAGEDPNSSSARMVKTLRRNVQHLGALVSKVLEENTNLQTEVGVKLERREFDLWPLVEALVHDIHPVAGTDSTKLVNAVPEDLVIYADAELLRRVFQNLIANAIKYTLCGEVVISARRLDADAGFECSVRDNGEGIAPDRIDKVFDHFETDPNKQGGLGLGLAIVKTFVEAHGGRVTVESAVGMGSTFVFTLPAKTNLSS, encoded by the coding sequence ATCCGAGAACGGGAAACACTCCTCACGCGCTGGCGCGAACAGGTTCGGAAGCTCCCGTCGGCCCGGCACCTCGACACGCCGACGCTCAACGACCACATTCCCGCGTTCTTCGAGGAACTCGCCGCAGCGCTCCGGGCGCGGTCCGACGAGACGATTCAGGACGCGGTGTGCGAGGGCACCCCACCGGCCCACGGGCTCCAGCGCGCCCAGGACGGCTTCGACATCGTGGAAGTCGTTGCCGAGTACAACATTCTCCGCGAGTGCATTCACGACCTCGCCGACGCGAACAAGTTGCCGCTCCAGGGGCGGTCGTTCCACATTGTGAATCGCGTACTCGACGGGGCCATCGGCTCGGCGGTCAAGACCTACGCCACTCAGAAGGCACTCGAGGTGCAACGGCGGCGCGAGGAGTACCTCTCGTTCGTCGCCCACGACCTGCGGACACCGCTCAGTGCGATCTCGCTCGCCGCGAGTGTTTTGGAGATGAAGCACGCCGGGGAAGATCCCAATTCTTCCTCGGCCCGGATGGTCAAAACGCTCCGGCGAAACGTCCAACACCTCGGCGCACTCGTGAGTAAGGTGCTCGAAGAGAACACCAACCTTCAGACCGAGGTCGGGGTCAAACTGGAGCGGCGCGAGTTCGATCTTTGGCCGCTCGTGGAGGCACTCGTTCACGACATCCACCCGGTCGCCGGGACGGACAGCACGAAGCTCGTCAACGCGGTGCCCGAAGACTTGGTGATCTACGCGGACGCCGAACTTCTGCGGCGCGTGTTTCAGAACCTCATCGCCAACGCGATCAAGTACACGCTTTGCGGTGAGGTCGTGATTTCGGCCCGTCGGCTCGACGCGGACGCCGGATTCGAGTGCTCGGTTCGCGATAACGGCGAGGGGATCGCGCCGGACCGGATCGACAAGGTGTTCGACCACTTCGAGACCGATCCCAACAAACAGGGCGGCTTGGGTCTCGGGCTGGCCATCGTGAAGACGTTTGTCGAAGCTCACGGCGGTCGGGTAACCGTCGAGAGTGCCGTGGGAATGGGCTCGACCTTCGTGTTCACGCTCCCGGCGAAGACGAATTTGTCGTCGTAA
- a CDS encoding UxaA family hydrolase, translating to MAVPISEFAVHLRPQDNVAVARKPIPSGITFGFDGGTFTLAKGIGMGHKFAVVSIKEGDPIHKYGQVIGFAGRNVAPGEHVHVHNVTAGAFERDYAYASQIPAPLPPPAEYRTFMGFDRGEGRAPHQRYGTRNYLAVISTVNCSASTSKYIADRVRALGLLKDYPNVDGVIAIVHRQGCGMQFDGPDHQQLDRTLAGFARHPNVAAYLLVGLGCEIVQASHLIENEKLNLLQLDGKKGTPLALSIQECGGIGKTVEAGVQAVAEMLPRVNDVRRVQLPAKHLILGTNCGGSDGNSGVTANPALGVASDMMVQQGGTSILGETTEIYGAEHILTRRAVSKEVGEKLVERIKWWEWYTSMFGAEINNNPSPGNKEGGLTTIYEKSLGAIAKAGGTAMVDVYRYAEPVTAKGFVVMDTPGYDPVSMTGIVAGGANVCVFTTGRGSVFGCKPAPCVKVATNTPLYTHMIGDMDIDAGKVLNGVSVEAVGQEIFEKVLSVASGEKTKSELNGVGEEEFAPWSIGPTL from the coding sequence ATGGCCGTTCCGATCAGTGAGTTTGCCGTTCACCTCCGCCCGCAGGACAACGTTGCGGTCGCCCGCAAGCCGATCCCGTCCGGCATCACGTTCGGATTCGATGGTGGCACGTTTACGCTCGCCAAGGGCATCGGGATGGGGCACAAGTTCGCGGTCGTGTCGATCAAGGAAGGCGACCCGATTCACAAGTACGGCCAGGTGATCGGGTTCGCCGGGCGCAACGTGGCGCCGGGCGAACACGTCCACGTCCACAACGTGACCGCCGGCGCATTCGAGCGCGACTACGCCTACGCGAGCCAGATCCCCGCGCCGCTGCCCCCGCCGGCCGAGTACCGCACGTTCATGGGGTTCGACCGCGGCGAGGGGCGGGCGCCCCACCAACGGTACGGGACGCGCAACTATTTGGCGGTCATTAGCACCGTGAACTGCTCCGCCAGCACGAGCAAATACATCGCGGACCGCGTCCGGGCGCTGGGTTTGCTGAAGGACTACCCGAACGTGGACGGCGTGATCGCGATCGTTCACCGCCAGGGCTGCGGGATGCAGTTCGACGGCCCGGACCACCAGCAGCTCGACCGCACGCTCGCGGGCTTCGCCCGTCACCCTAACGTCGCGGCGTACCTGCTCGTTGGGTTGGGGTGCGAAATCGTTCAGGCGTCCCACCTGATCGAAAACGAGAAACTGAACCTGTTGCAACTCGACGGCAAGAAGGGCACACCGCTCGCGCTCTCGATTCAGGAGTGCGGCGGGATCGGCAAAACCGTCGAAGCCGGCGTTCAGGCGGTTGCAGAAATGCTCCCCCGCGTGAACGACGTGCGCCGCGTGCAACTCCCCGCCAAGCACCTGATCCTCGGTACGAACTGCGGCGGTTCGGACGGCAACAGCGGGGTGACCGCGAACCCGGCCCTGGGGGTCGCGAGCGACATGATGGTTCAACAGGGCGGTACGAGCATCCTGGGCGAAACGACCGAAATTTACGGCGCCGAACACATCCTCACACGCCGGGCCGTATCGAAGGAGGTCGGCGAGAAACTGGTCGAGCGGATTAAGTGGTGGGAGTGGTACACGTCGATGTTCGGGGCCGAGATCAACAACAACCCCAGCCCCGGGAACAAAGAGGGCGGTCTCACGACGATCTACGAGAAGTCACTGGGCGCGATCGCGAAGGCCGGCGGTACCGCAATGGTGGACGTTTACCGCTACGCGGAACCGGTCACGGCGAAGGGGTTCGTGGTGATGGACACACCGGGCTACGACCCGGTGAGCATGACCGGTATTGTGGCCGGCGGCGCGAACGTGTGCGTGTTCACGACCGGGCGCGGGAGCGTGTTCGGGTGCAAGCCGGCCCCGTGCGTGAAGGTCGCCACGAACACCCCGCTCTACACGCACATGATCGGTGACATGGACATCGACGCGGGCAAGGTGCTGAACGGTGTGTCGGTGGAAGCCGTGGGCCAGGAGATCTTCGAGAAGGTGCTCTCGGTCGCGAGCGGCGAGAAAACCAAGAGCGAACTCAACGGCGTCGGCGAAGAAGAATTCGCCCCGTGGTCCATCGGCCCGACACTGTGA
- a CDS encoding DUF1501 domain-containing protein, protein MPITHRHTIGINRRELLQVGYSGLLGLGMSSFTRAGAKGAPSLAGNKKPKSVLIVFLTGAASHHETFDPKPDAPPEIRGEYKAIQTQTPGLLASEHIPKLAARSKMYSIVRSLSHHDNNHLVATHHVLTGHMQPGAFFDKIASRDDFPNYAGGLSYHRSPPEGTPCGVNLPTYLMEGPLLWPGQYAGFLGPKHDIMQINHDPNRADFKVENLRPASGMDVTQMKDRMALLGAVNDQRKWLAEQSETKKMTDQQQQAFAVLTSGRVAKAFDIDKEPAAVRDKYGRHSFGQSCLLARRLIEAGVPVVQANMGRVQNWDSHGGLFKRLKNDLLPPLDSAVSALLDDMSDRGLLEDTLVMMFGEFGREPKINKEGGREHWAPCFSGLFAGAGVRGGQVIGKSDKNAAYPTTTPYSPDDIGATVYTVLGVDPHAEVRDRLGRPVQLNRGHVIRPLFDGTSD, encoded by the coding sequence TTGCCAATCACCCACCGCCACACCATCGGTATCAACCGCCGCGAACTTCTCCAGGTCGGCTATTCCGGGCTGCTCGGGTTGGGGATGTCTTCTTTCACGCGCGCCGGGGCCAAAGGTGCCCCTTCACTGGCGGGGAACAAGAAACCGAAGTCGGTTCTGATCGTGTTCCTCACCGGGGCGGCCAGTCACCACGAAACGTTCGACCCGAAACCCGATGCGCCACCGGAGATTCGCGGCGAGTACAAGGCGATCCAGACCCAAACGCCCGGCCTGCTCGCGAGTGAGCACATTCCGAAGCTCGCGGCGCGGTCGAAGATGTACTCGATCGTGCGGTCGCTCTCGCACCACGACAACAACCACCTCGTCGCGACGCACCACGTCCTCACCGGCCACATGCAGCCGGGAGCGTTCTTCGACAAAATCGCGTCCCGCGACGACTTCCCCAATTACGCCGGCGGCCTGAGCTACCACCGCAGCCCGCCCGAAGGGACGCCGTGCGGCGTGAACCTGCCGACGTACCTGATGGAAGGCCCCCTGCTCTGGCCCGGTCAGTACGCCGGGTTCCTGGGGCCGAAGCACGACATTATGCAAATCAACCACGACCCGAACCGCGCCGACTTCAAGGTGGAAAACCTGCGACCGGCCTCGGGCATGGACGTGACGCAGATGAAGGACCGCATGGCGCTCCTCGGCGCCGTGAACGACCAGCGCAAGTGGCTCGCGGAGCAGTCCGAAACCAAGAAAATGACCGACCAGCAGCAACAGGCGTTCGCGGTGCTGACGTCGGGTCGGGTCGCGAAGGCGTTCGACATCGACAAGGAACCCGCCGCCGTGCGCGACAAGTACGGCCGGCACTCCTTCGGGCAGTCGTGCCTGCTCGCCCGGCGGCTCATTGAGGCTGGCGTCCCCGTTGTGCAGGCGAACATGGGCCGCGTCCAAAACTGGGACAGCCACGGCGGGTTGTTCAAGCGGCTGAAGAACGATCTGCTCCCGCCGCTCGATAGTGCCGTGTCCGCGCTCCTCGACGACATGAGCGACCGCGGGCTGCTCGAAGACACCCTCGTGATGATGTTCGGTGAGTTCGGGCGCGAGCCGAAGATCAACAAGGAGGGCGGGCGCGAGCACTGGGCGCCGTGCTTCAGCGGGCTGTTCGCGGGCGCGGGCGTTCGGGGCGGCCAGGTCATCGGTAAGAGCGACAAGAACGCGGCCTACCCGACCACGACGCCGTACTCGCCCGACGACATCGGCGCGACCGTGTACACGGTTCTCGGGGTCGATCCGCACGCCGAGGTCCGAGACCGTTTGGGTCGCCCGGTGCAACTCAACCGCGGCCACGTGATCCGCCCGCTGTTCGATGGAACCAGCGACTAA